Proteins from one Sphaeramia orbicularis chromosome 17, fSphaOr1.1, whole genome shotgun sequence genomic window:
- the LOC115437094 gene encoding transcriptional repressor p66-alpha isoform X3 produces MSEEAVRQTRSQKRALEREVTPQSAEPSNAENESKKPKLDPSESTTQAQTTPNSDSEQTEDGQSQTRSGSDQEKEQEDKQSRSPLSLVLPLASQPVKDDRERAERQQTAETSSDNRTECNDRASRGKTETAMDTRSRVRLTDPKASSDVLAAGEVKATIKVEVQTGEQPVDMTTSRGIKREKRPPSPEDDDVIILSDNDSPSPPMNGLSHFKELDTDLLMKSSPAERERIIKQLKEELRLEEAKLVLLKKLRQSQIQRDTLQKPSGVSSSSAPPPLIRGTIAGNKGSQQILTGRSSGTVIPPPLVRGGQQVSSKHGSQIIMPPLVRGAQQIQALRQQQQQQLVASGSSGSGPPPLLLGPRTSAPASQGQRGMVQPGLIRVGSSANALVSISKASPSSLKGSASGSSGVSVVSVNDSPASRQAAAKLALRKQLEKTLLEIPPPKPPAPEFNFLPSAANNEFIYLVGLEEVVQNLLDTIHRGKIGVPLSKAILREPFVCTQCNTDFTCRWRQDKSKGGVVLCEDCMSSNQKKVLKAEHTNRLKAAFVKALQQEQEIEQRIIQQTSSSVSHSSSSSSSASSSMKAEHLVSQQLKQAQARVSSLQQHHHQASRGANIVHHHSIKQSSQGQLSHSGVSSVGVRGVSHSFSSSSQLQSAVAAAALVSRPGKHARVSHHSVQSSKVSSSGIVGGRNVIGGSASSTAWKKQSNNNTGVTMAYVNPSLTGHKTAATVDARQREYLLDMIPSRSSISQTANTWK; encoded by the exons ATGTCTGAGGAGGCTGTCCGCCAGACTCGCAGCCAAAAGAGGGCGCTGGAAAGGGAGGTCACGCCTCAGTCTGCAGAACCCTCCAATGCTGAGAATGAAAGCAAAAAGCCTAAATTGGACCCCTCTGAATCCACAACACAGGCACAAACTACACCTAATTCTGATTCTGAACAGACAGAGGATGGGCAGAGTCAGACTAggagtggatcagaccaggagAAGGAGCAGGAGGACAAGCAGAGTCGGTCGCCATTATCTTTAGTTTTACCTTTGGCGTCTCAGCCGGTGAAGGATGACCGGGAGCGGGCCGAGAGGCAACAGACGGCCGAAACCAGCTCAGACAATCGGACTGAGTGCAATGACAGAGCCAGCCGGGGGAAGACAGAGACGGCCATGGATACAAGGAGCCGGGTCCGATTGACAGATCCAAAGGCGTCTAGTGACGTTTTGGCTGCAGGCGAAGTGAAGGCCACCATTAAAGTAGAAGTTCAGACGGGAGAGCAACCTGTGGACATGACCACTTCTAGAGG TATAAAAAGAGAGAAGCGCCCTCCATCCCCTGAAGATGACGATGTCATCATCCTGTCAGATAACGACTCCCCAAGTCCTCCGATGAACGGCTTGAGCCACTTTAAGGAGCTGGACACAGACCTGCTAATG AAGAGCAGCCCAGCGGAGAGGGAGCGCATCATTAAGCAGCTGAAGGAAGAGCTGAGGCTGGAGGAGGCCAAGCTGGTGCTGCTGAAGAAACTCAGACAGAGCCAGATACAGAGGGACACTCTGCAGAAG CCCTCAGGTGTGTCcagctcctctgctcctcctcctctaattCGGGGAACGATTGCAGGCAATAAAGGCTCACAGCAG ATTTTGACAGGCAGGAGTTCAGGCACAGTTATCCCACCGCCACTGGTGAGAGGAGGACAGCAGGTGTCGTCGAAACATGGCTCCCAGATTATCATGCCGCCTCTGGTCAGGGGGGCACAG CAGATCCAGGCTCTCCgtcagcaacagcagcagcagttggtTGCATCTGGTAGCTCAGGCTCAGGACCTCCTCCGCTGCTGCTGGGTCCCAGGACCTCGGCCCCTGCATCCCAGGGCCAAAGAGGCATGGTCCAGCCAGGCCTCATCAGAGTCGGCAGTAGTGCTAATGCACTGGTCAGTATTTCAAAG GCCTCTCCATCCAGTTTGAAGGGCTCTGCCTCAGGAAGCAGCGGTGTGTCTGTGGTCAGTGTCAATGACTCTCCAGCCAGCCGCCAAGCTGCAGCTAAACTGGCCCTGAGGAAACAACTGGAGAAGACCCTCTTGGAGATTCCCCCGCCCAAGCCCCCGGCCCCAGAGTTTAACTTTCTGCCCTCAGCTGCCAATAATGAGTTTATCTACCTGGTAGGGCTGGAAGAAGTGGTGCAGAATCTGCTGGATACCATCCACAGAG GAAAGATTGGTGTACCACTGTCAAAGGCCATTCTCCGAGAGCCTTTTGTGTGCACCCAGTGCAACACTGACTTCACCTGCCGCTGGAGGCAGGACAAGAGTAAAGGCGGTGTGGTCCTCTGTGAAGACTGCATGTCCTCCAATCAGAAAAAGGTTTTGAAAGCCGAGCATACCAATAGGCTGAAAGCTGCATTTGTCAAAGCACTGCAACAAGAGCAGGAAATAGAGCAGCGTATTATTCAGCAGACATCCTCATCAGTCTCCCACAGtagctcttcatcctcatctgcCTCTTCATCAATGAAGGCAGAGCACCTGGTGTCCCAGCAGCTGAAACAGGCTCAGGCCAGAGTGTCATCTCTGCAGCAGCACCACCACCAGGCCAGCCGAGGAGCCAACATTGTTCATCATCACTCCATCAAGCAG AGCTCCCAGGGCCAGCTGTCCCACAGTGGTGTGTCATCAGTGGGAGTGAGGGGTGTTTCCcactccttctcttcttcctcccagCTGCAGAGTGCAGTGGCAGCAGCCGCTTTGGTCAGCCGGCCAGGTAAGCATGCCCGTGTTTCTCACCACTCTGTGCAGAGTTCAAAGGTGAGCAGCAGTGGAATCGTCGGCGGCAGGAATGTCATCGGAGGTAGTGCCTCATCCACTGCATGGAAGAAGCAGAGCAACAACAACACAG GAGTGACTATGGCCTATGTGAACCCCAGCCTCACAGGTCACAAGACCGCAGCCACCGTTGACGCTCGTCAGAGGGAGTACCTGCTGGACATGATCCCCTCACGCTCGTCAATCTCCCAGACAgcaaatacatggaaataa